From Wolbachia endosymbiont (group A) of Longitarsus flavicornis, the proteins below share one genomic window:
- a CDS encoding outer membrane lipid asymmetry maintenance protein MlaD translates to MRRSNILEITAGLFVLIFTIFLIFFAIDKLSYIKKNYKDCNKIYGLFANANGIGVGDSVKISGVDVGSITGVSLDKATYVARIDMCISRDIKLPIDSSALITSSGVVGSKFVNISPGSDAKLILHGGKIEHTQAEANMGGIMDKIIGMFTK, encoded by the coding sequence ATGCGAAGGTCAAATATACTTGAAATAACCGCTGGATTATTTGTATTAATTTTTACTATTTTTCTGATTTTCTTTGCTATTGATAAGCTATCTTACATAAAGAAAAACTATAAGGATTGCAATAAAATATATGGTCTTTTTGCTAACGCTAACGGTATAGGAGTTGGTGATAGTGTCAAGATCTCTGGTGTGGACGTTGGAAGCATAACTGGTGTATCACTTGACAAAGCTACCTACGTAGCACGAATCGACATGTGTATAAGCAGAGACATAAAATTGCCAATTGATAGTTCAGCTCTGATCACTAGCAGTGGAGTTGTTGGCAGTAAATTTGTTAATATATCACCTGGGTCAGATGCTAAACTAATCTTGCACGGTGGTAAAATAGAGCATACTCAAGCTGAAGCAAATATGGGTGGAATAATGGACAAAATTATTGGTATGTTTACGAAGTGA
- a CDS encoding proton-conducting transporter membrane subunit gives MQLPILQVIIPIIASMFCFLAKKHKVSWFISFIATTITLIISSILLIKTYKGEIITYHLGDWAPPYGIELRIDVLNSLILTLVNFIALISVLYSFYINEKEISKNKITGFYSLFLLCLSGLLGILVTNDIFNLYVFLEISSLSSYVLVSMGRDKKALVAAFEYLISGTIGATFYLFGIGLLYSMTGTLNMSDMAERIVPLYDNNIIKLGTLFIFVGLSIKMALFPLSRWLVNAYSEAPSFISIFFSGTVTKVMIYVFIRIFYTIFQQNFFLFKPLLDNVIIILALCAIVFGSIFAITAKDIKRLFAHSSISQIGYIILALSFNSKTGVFAAILHIVNHSIIKTSLFMAAGCISYKFDTTKIENLSGLKKSMPYTALAFTLLSLALIGVPLTNGFVSKWYIMKAIIESHAWISLVIFAAGSFLALIYMWKMVEKMYFEDDATSRTGMTPDKINDVPFPMLFCLLFMAALTVVTGIYSTPIRLVVEKLVF, from the coding sequence ATGCAATTACCAATTTTACAAGTTATTATCCCAATAATTGCATCAATGTTTTGCTTTCTTGCCAAGAAACACAAGGTATCTTGGTTTATTTCTTTTATTGCAACAACAATCACTCTTATCATTTCATCAATACTACTCATTAAAACATATAAAGGCGAAATTATAACTTATCACCTTGGGGATTGGGCTCCCCCGTACGGTATAGAGTTAAGAATCGACGTGTTGAACTCCTTGATTCTAACTTTGGTGAATTTTATAGCGCTGATTAGCGTGCTTTATAGCTTTTATATTAACGAAAAAGAAATTAGCAAAAACAAAATCACTGGTTTTTACTCTCTATTTCTACTGTGCTTAAGCGGACTGCTCGGGATTCTAGTAACAAACGACATATTTAACCTTTACGTTTTCTTGGAAATTTCATCTCTTTCTTCTTATGTATTAGTTTCAATGGGAAGGGATAAAAAAGCCTTGGTTGCAGCATTTGAATATCTAATTAGTGGAACAATAGGCGCAACATTTTATTTATTTGGCATCGGGCTCTTGTATTCAATGACTGGAACACTCAATATGTCTGACATGGCTGAAAGAATAGTTCCATTATACGATAACAACATCATAAAACTTGGCACATTGTTCATTTTTGTTGGTCTCTCAATTAAAATGGCACTGTTTCCATTAAGCAGGTGGCTGGTTAATGCATATAGTGAAGCGCCAAGTTTCATCAGCATATTCTTTTCAGGCACAGTAACTAAAGTGATGATATATGTTTTCATCAGAATCTTTTATACCATTTTCCAACAAAATTTTTTCTTGTTTAAGCCGCTGTTGGACAATGTGATAATTATCCTCGCACTTTGCGCTATTGTATTTGGGTCGATATTTGCAATAACCGCAAAAGACATAAAAAGACTGTTTGCTCACTCTAGTATTAGCCAAATTGGTTATATAATTTTAGCACTGAGTTTTAACTCAAAAACAGGTGTATTTGCAGCAATTCTTCACATAGTAAACCACAGCATAATAAAAACATCTTTATTCATGGCTGCAGGATGTATTTCTTACAAATTTGATACAACAAAAATAGAGAATTTATCGGGACTCAAGAAATCAATGCCTTATACAGCACTTGCGTTCACTCTACTCAGTTTAGCATTAATCGGTGTGCCTTTAACAAATGGCTTTGTAAGCAAGTGGTATATAATGAAAGCAATTATCGAATCTCATGCGTGGATTTCCCTTGTAATATTTGCTGCTGGCTCTTTCCTTGCATTGATATATATGTGGAAGATGGTAGAGAAAATGTATTTTGAAGATGATGCAACGTCACGCACTGGAATGACACCGGACAAAATTAATGATGTGCCATTTCCTATGCTTTTCTGTCTATTATTTATGGCAGCTTTAACAGTAGTAACTGGAATATATAGCACTCCAATTCGGTTAGTAGTTGAGAAGTTGGTTTTTTGA
- the virB9 gene encoding P-type conjugative transfer protein VirB9 — protein sequence MIGLLFAVLLFLCGSDALAKQEPRSIAGDNHIKVINYNPQAIHKYTGFYGYQSSILFEPGEIIQNLSMGDSTGWQLLPQGNRLFIKPIDDIADTNATIITNKRVYYFELHAEEATGLDDPKLAYEVRFLYPLFSSDEIYTTNNGDIFEQASHTIIPDINDIEVVKKGLNFNYSISHVKGSQSIIPIKVFDDGKFTYLKFNKINSDFPAVFMVDSAGYESLVNFRTVDDYLIIERVSSVFTLRNGSSTVCLFNENMPFKKG from the coding sequence ATGATTGGTTTACTGTTTGCCGTACTGTTGTTCCTCTGTGGTAGTGATGCACTTGCAAAACAGGAGCCACGTTCAATAGCTGGAGATAATCACATAAAGGTGATAAATTATAACCCACAAGCCATACATAAGTATACGGGTTTTTATGGTTATCAGTCCAGTATATTGTTTGAACCAGGGGAGATAATACAAAATCTTTCAATGGGTGATTCAACTGGTTGGCAACTTCTTCCTCAAGGTAACAGATTGTTTATTAAGCCTATAGATGATATTGCCGATACTAATGCAACTATAATTACCAATAAAAGAGTTTATTACTTTGAACTTCATGCTGAAGAAGCAACTGGACTAGATGATCCAAAATTAGCATATGAAGTAAGGTTTCTTTATCCACTATTTAGCAGTGATGAGATTTACACAACAAATAACGGTGATATCTTCGAACAAGCTAGTCATACCATTATTCCTGATATAAACGATATTGAAGTTGTAAAGAAAGGCTTAAATTTTAATTATTCCATCTCGCACGTTAAAGGCAGTCAGTCAATAATACCAATTAAAGTTTTTGATGACGGAAAATTTACATATCTAAAGTTCAATAAAATAAACTCTGATTTCCCAGCAGTTTTTATGGTTGATTCTGCAGGGTATGAGTCTTTAGTAAACTTCCGTACAGTTGACGACTACCTGATAATCGAAAGGGTGAGTTCAGTGTTTACCTTAAGGAATGGATCAAGTACAGTTTGCCTATTTAATGAAAACATGCCTTTCAAAAAAGGGTAA
- a CDS encoding Rpn family recombination-promoting nuclease/putative transposase — MPSKFLDPRNDLCFKKIFGTEKNKNILIHFLNDILGFTEINAIQEVEFLSTIMDPEVASDKQSIVDVLCKDSHGNRYIAEMQLARDKGFEKRAQLYAAKAYSRQLDKSGNYIDLKKVFFIAISNCNLLPEEVDYISTHNIRDIKTNGHYLKDFQFVFIELPKFAKNKVEQLESIVERWCFFFKYAEETTEEDLKEIAEKAPIIKLAYDELDKFRWNEKDLVAYEERIMDLRKEEAILEYKLDLAEEKGKKIGKEEGKIEVAKAMLASNVNVNTIVKFTGLSISEIEELSGNL; from the coding sequence TTGCCATCAAAATTTCTCGATCCTCGCAATGATTTGTGTTTCAAAAAAATCTTTGGAACGGAAAAAAATAAGAATATCCTGATCCACTTTTTGAACGATATTTTAGGGTTTACTGAGATAAATGCAATACAAGAAGTTGAGTTTCTTAGCACTATTATGGACCCCGAAGTTGCCTCTGATAAACAAAGTATTGTTGATGTTCTCTGCAAGGATTCTCATGGAAATAGATATATAGCAGAAATGCAGCTCGCTAGAGACAAGGGCTTCGAAAAACGCGCTCAATTATATGCCGCTAAAGCCTACTCAAGACAATTAGATAAATCTGGCAACTACATTGATTTAAAGAAAGTCTTCTTTATTGCTATATCAAATTGTAACTTACTTCCTGAAGAAGTTGATTATATTTCTACTCACAATATACGTGATATAAAAACTAACGGCCATTACTTAAAAGATTTTCAGTTTGTCTTTATTGAGTTGCCTAAATTCGCAAAAAATAAAGTAGAGCAGTTAGAAAGTATAGTAGAAAGGTGGTGCTTCTTTTTTAAATACGCAGAAGAAACAACAGAAGAGGACTTAAAAGAGATAGCAGAAAAAGCGCCAATAATAAAGCTAGCATATGATGAATTAGACAAGTTTCGTTGGAACGAAAAAGATTTAGTAGCTTACGAAGAAAGAATAATGGATCTACGCAAAGAAGAAGCTATTCTTGAATACAAACTTGATCTTGCTGAAGAGAAAGGTAAAAAAATTGGTAAAGAGGAAGGGAAAATTGAAGTTGCAAAAGCAATGCTGGCTAGTAATGTTAATGTCAACACTATTGTCAAGTTTACTGGCCTTTCTATTAGTGAGATTGAAGAATTAAGTGGAAATCTGTGA
- a CDS encoding NADH-ubiquinone oxidoreductase subunit NDUFA12 family protein codes for MLSKICNAIKRLLRREDKFVGRDENGNSYYESSKGKRWVMYSSVSEPTTVPPEWHIWLHYTDNVVPVNNKKRKVKHTPNLTGTKDAYYPNQKVKNYYKSWSPDN; via the coding sequence ATGTTATCTAAAATTTGTAACGCAATAAAACGCCTATTACGAAGAGAAGATAAATTTGTAGGAAGAGATGAAAATGGAAATTCTTACTATGAATCAAGTAAAGGAAAAAGGTGGGTTATGTATAGCAGTGTCTCTGAGCCTACAACAGTGCCTCCGGAATGGCATATATGGCTTCACTATACTGATAATGTAGTACCAGTTAATAATAAAAAAAGAAAAGTAAAACATACTCCTAATTTAACGGGTACAAAAGATGCATACTATCCAAACCAAAAAGTGAAAAATTATTATAAAAGCTGGAGTCCTGATAACTAA
- the rodA gene encoding rod shape-determining protein RodA translates to MDRLKKIHWLLVINVIALFCVGIVVQYSSAGGKWVPFAIHQLVIFSFFFLLAIAMSFIELDFYLKHAYFFYVAAVISLLVVNFFGSHIMGATRWIRIGSISLQPSEFAKVGLILALARYFDKQSVYKMMEFKRLLKALIIIFLPVFLVLKQPNLGTAVIMLFIGISIIFTAIIKRSHLVICGMLGIFTVPAIWSFLRPYHKQRILSFLDSSVDPLGIGYNAQQSQIAIGSGGLLGKGFVNGSQTQLGFLPEKRTDFAFAVLSEEWGFLGSMALILLYTTLLAIMLSIAYRSKNYFSKSVSIGIFAFFSAHFFINIGMTMGLLPVIGDPLPFLSYGGSTTAASLICIGLLLAIKADEQQNACILPMLK, encoded by the coding sequence GTGGATAGGCTGAAGAAGATTCATTGGTTGTTAGTCATTAACGTGATAGCGCTGTTTTGCGTTGGCATTGTTGTTCAATACTCTTCTGCTGGAGGAAAGTGGGTGCCATTTGCGATTCACCAACTGGTCATATTCTCCTTCTTTTTCCTACTTGCTATAGCTATGTCATTCATAGAGCTAGATTTTTATTTGAAGCACGCCTACTTTTTTTATGTAGCAGCAGTGATTTCGCTATTAGTAGTGAATTTTTTTGGCTCACACATAATGGGTGCAACAAGGTGGATAAGAATTGGATCAATTAGTTTGCAACCATCAGAATTTGCAAAAGTAGGCTTAATACTTGCGCTTGCTCGCTATTTTGATAAGCAGAGTGTATATAAAATGATGGAATTTAAAAGATTGCTTAAGGCACTTATAATTATTTTCTTACCCGTGTTCTTGGTGTTAAAGCAACCTAATTTAGGCACAGCTGTGATAATGTTATTTATAGGGATATCAATTATATTCACAGCAATAATAAAAAGATCTCATTTAGTAATATGTGGAATGCTTGGCATTTTTACAGTACCGGCTATTTGGTCTTTTTTACGTCCTTATCACAAGCAAAGGATATTGTCGTTTTTGGATTCATCAGTGGATCCACTTGGGATAGGTTATAATGCGCAGCAATCTCAGATAGCTATTGGTTCAGGAGGTTTGCTTGGTAAGGGCTTTGTTAACGGAAGTCAAACTCAACTTGGATTTTTGCCGGAAAAGCGTACAGATTTTGCTTTTGCAGTGCTGAGTGAGGAGTGGGGATTTTTAGGTAGCATGGCTTTAATTTTACTCTATACTACATTGCTTGCTATAATGCTCTCTATTGCTTATAGGTCAAAAAATTATTTTTCTAAGTCGGTATCTATCGGTATTTTCGCCTTTTTTAGTGCTCATTTCTTTATAAATATCGGAATGACAATGGGCCTCTTACCTGTGATAGGTGACCCATTGCCATTTCTGTCCTATGGAGGAAGTACAACTGCTGCAAGTTTGATATGTATAGGGCTATTGCTGGCAATAAAAGCAGATGAACAACAAAATGCTTGTATTTTACCTATGCTAAAGTAG
- a CDS encoding DNA-3-methyladenine glycosylase produces MSNVILPRNFYERPTLTVAGELLGKVLKFSNFSGVITEVEAYIGMNDPACHAARGYTNRTSVMFGMPGFSYVYFIYGMYYCLNIVTEAEGFPAAVLIRGLKLIEPLEANLGGPGILCKRLNITKEHNKQDLTISHEFCVYESHLKPDYVCTPRIGISKGQEKFWRFKIF; encoded by the coding sequence ATGAGCAATGTAATACTGCCAAGAAATTTCTACGAGCGGCCGACCTTAACTGTAGCTGGAGAGTTATTGGGAAAAGTCCTCAAATTTTCTAACTTTAGTGGAGTAATAACCGAAGTTGAAGCCTATATAGGAATGAATGACCCAGCTTGTCATGCGGCAAGAGGCTATACTAATCGAACCTCAGTAATGTTTGGTATGCCGGGGTTTTCGTACGTATATTTTATATATGGGATGTACTATTGTCTAAATATTGTAACAGAAGCAGAAGGATTCCCAGCAGCAGTGTTAATACGAGGATTAAAGCTCATTGAACCGCTTGAAGCAAACTTAGGCGGACCAGGAATATTGTGCAAAAGATTAAACATTACAAAAGAACATAACAAGCAGGACCTTACTATAAGCCACGAATTTTGTGTTTATGAATCTCACCTCAAACCAGATTATGTTTGCACTCCAAGAATCGGAATTAGTAAAGGCCAAGAGAAATTTTGGCGGTTTAAGATTTTCTAA
- the ltrA gene encoding group II intron reverse transcriptase/maturase has protein sequence MNKTKSFDIPKQLICRAYKQVSKNKGAAGVDEVSITKFEENLKDNLYKLWNRMSSGSYFPEPVKAVAIPKDTGGQRILCVPSVFDRIGQTAAAMYLEPLVEPKFHEDSYGYRPNKSALDAVDTARKRCWRYDWTIDLDISGFFDNLDHGLALQAIKKHTDCKWVILYVERWMKAPIQQADGSKVVRDKGVPQGGSVSPIISNIFMHHVFDIWMKKNYPTVPFERYVDDAIVHCRTEKQAEFVKVMIEERLAEYKLKLHPEKTQIVYCKDDNRSGEFPKQSFNFLGYTFRPRLARNKIGKYFVSFLPAISNKAKKKITTTIRSWKMLRNTHITLEEISGKVNPIVRGWYQYYGKFYRTEVYKSLKNIERHLEKWVKRKYKRLRSHGRLARQFLGKVRKRSPDIFYHWTLGLGQKAE, from the coding sequence ATGAATAAAACAAAGTCTTTTGATATACCAAAGCAACTTATTTGTAGGGCTTATAAACAAGTATCGAAAAATAAAGGTGCGGCTGGTGTGGATGAGGTTTCGATAACAAAGTTTGAAGAAAATCTAAAAGATAATCTGTACAAACTATGGAATAGGATGTCATCCGGAAGTTATTTTCCAGAGCCGGTAAAAGCTGTTGCGATACCAAAAGATACAGGAGGGCAAAGAATTTTATGTGTTCCTTCAGTATTCGACAGGATAGGGCAAACGGCTGCTGCTATGTATCTAGAGCCGCTGGTAGAACCAAAATTTCATGAGGATTCATATGGTTATAGACCAAATAAGTCTGCACTGGATGCGGTAGATACAGCTCGTAAAAGATGCTGGAGGTACGATTGGACGATAGATCTTGATATATCTGGATTTTTCGACAATTTGGACCACGGCTTGGCATTGCAAGCTATCAAAAAGCACACAGACTGCAAATGGGTCATACTGTATGTTGAGAGGTGGATGAAAGCCCCCATTCAGCAAGCAGATGGCAGTAAGGTAGTTAGGGATAAAGGAGTTCCGCAAGGAGGTTCAGTTAGCCCAATCATCTCTAATATATTCATGCATCATGTGTTTGATATATGGATGAAAAAGAACTACCCGACAGTACCATTTGAGAGGTATGTGGATGATGCGATAGTGCACTGCAGAACAGAGAAACAGGCAGAGTTTGTGAAAGTAATGATCGAAGAAAGATTGGCTGAGTATAAGTTGAAATTGCATCCTGAAAAGACACAGATAGTGTACTGTAAGGATGACAATAGGAGTGGTGAATTTCCTAAACAAAGTTTTAATTTTCTGGGTTACACATTCAGACCCAGGTTAGCAAGAAATAAAATAGGGAAGTATTTTGTTTCATTTCTTCCAGCAATTAGCAACAAGGCCAAGAAAAAGATTACTACAACCATAAGGTCATGGAAAATGCTACGAAATACGCATATAACATTAGAGGAGATATCAGGAAAAGTAAATCCAATAGTCAGAGGCTGGTATCAGTACTATGGCAAATTTTACAGAACTGAAGTATACAAATCTCTAAAGAATATAGAGCGGCATCTAGAAAAGTGGGTGAAAAGGAAATATAAGAGACTCAGGAGTCACGGAAGACTAGCAAGACAATTTCTAGGAAAGGTGAGAAAGAGGTCTCCGGATATTTTCTATCACTGGACACTAGGGTTAGGCCAAAAGGCTGAATAA
- the purF gene encoding amidophosphoribosyltransferase: protein MLDEIREECGVFGISCNQSAAFNSILALHALQHRGQESFGVATSNNDKLHSYHFQGQVSSVFDDIDEIKKSLPGDCAIGHVRYSTSGSKFGVQPMFGKSSKFGDFAIAHNGNLINISPIREQLIKQECVFQSDIDTEVVVHLTASGEKDSFLEGFIYALKQIQGAYSFVAINQEVVIGVRDPSGIRPLVLGKLNGSYVLASETCALDIVNAEFVREIEPGELVTIDRNGNLASAFPFPQQKSSFCIFEYVYFSRPDSIMENRSIYDIRKEIGRILAEESPPKNNVDMVVPIPDSGIPAAIGYAKHSGLPMELGIIRNHYIGRTFIQPTAEVRKVRIKLKFNANKHTLKGKNIILIDDSIVRGSTLTNIIVMLKDAGVKEIHLKISSPPIKHSCFYGIDTPECKDLIAANKSVEEIKEVIGVDSLAFLSIDGLYQAVKGGVRNNATPQYCDACFTGDYPIGK from the coding sequence ATGCTAGATGAAATACGTGAGGAATGTGGGGTATTTGGCATAAGCTGCAACCAAAGTGCTGCTTTTAACTCTATACTTGCTCTCCACGCTTTGCAGCATAGAGGTCAAGAGTCTTTTGGCGTAGCAACCAGTAACAACGATAAGCTGCACTCTTATCACTTTCAAGGTCAAGTGAGCAGCGTATTTGATGATATAGATGAAATAAAGAAATCCTTACCTGGGGATTGTGCAATAGGTCATGTTCGATACTCAACAAGTGGTAGTAAATTTGGAGTGCAGCCCATGTTTGGCAAAAGTAGCAAATTTGGGGATTTCGCCATAGCACATAATGGTAATTTAATTAATATTTCTCCAATACGCGAACAATTAATTAAACAAGAGTGCGTTTTTCAGTCAGATATTGATACAGAAGTAGTAGTGCATCTGACAGCAAGCGGTGAAAAAGATAGCTTCTTAGAGGGTTTTATATATGCATTAAAGCAAATACAAGGTGCTTATTCTTTTGTGGCAATCAATCAAGAAGTAGTTATTGGAGTACGTGATCCATCTGGAATCAGGCCTCTTGTTTTAGGGAAGTTAAACGGTTCTTATGTTCTTGCATCTGAAACTTGTGCTCTTGATATAGTAAATGCAGAGTTTGTTAGAGAAATAGAACCAGGTGAGTTAGTCACCATTGATCGAAATGGTAATCTAGCTTCAGCATTTCCTTTCCCACAGCAAAAATCAAGTTTTTGTATTTTTGAATACGTTTATTTTTCAAGACCAGACAGCATAATGGAGAATAGGTCCATATATGATATAAGAAAAGAAATAGGAAGAATACTTGCAGAAGAGAGCCCACCAAAAAACAATGTAGATATGGTTGTACCAATACCTGATTCTGGAATACCTGCAGCTATTGGATATGCAAAGCATTCAGGATTACCTATGGAACTGGGAATAATTCGTAATCATTACATAGGAAGAACTTTTATACAACCAACCGCTGAAGTACGTAAAGTTAGAATAAAATTAAAATTCAATGCTAATAAGCACACTTTGAAAGGTAAAAACATAATTTTAATAGATGATAGTATAGTGCGTGGTAGTACGTTAACAAATATAATAGTTATGTTAAAGGATGCAGGAGTAAAAGAAATTCACCTCAAAATTTCAAGCCCACCAATTAAGCATTCTTGTTTTTATGGAATAGATACGCCAGAGTGCAAAGATTTAATTGCTGCAAATAAATCTGTAGAGGAAATTAAGGAAGTTATAGGAGTAGATAGCCTAGCCTTCTTGAGTATTGATGGACTATATCAGGCTGTTAAAGGAGGGGTGCGTAACAATGCTACACCACAATATTGTGATGCTTGTTTCACTGGTGATTATCCAATTGGCAAATAG
- a CDS encoding ribonuclease HII has protein sequence MKYPDFTLENKLSGVIAGVDEVGRGPLAGPVISAAVVFIDRNTIIDGINDSKKLTPQCRQVLYEKITSVAKFGIGMASVEEINSYNILQATKLSMKRALIDLDLELDYVLVDGNQPPEVKWQVKSIVNGDNLSTSIAAASIVAKVTRDRLMQELHNKHPEYNWYKNKGYGTKEHLNAIGLYGITEHHRKNFAPISRAL, from the coding sequence ATGAAATACCCAGACTTTACATTAGAAAATAAATTATCAGGAGTGATAGCAGGAGTGGATGAAGTTGGAAGAGGTCCGCTAGCTGGTCCAGTAATATCCGCAGCCGTAGTGTTTATTGATAGAAATACAATTATTGATGGAATCAACGACTCGAAAAAGTTGACTCCTCAATGTAGGCAAGTCCTATATGAAAAAATAACATCCGTTGCAAAATTTGGTATAGGAATGGCAAGCGTAGAAGAAATAAATTCATACAATATCTTGCAAGCAACAAAACTTTCAATGAAACGTGCGTTGATAGATTTGGACCTAGAATTAGATTATGTGCTAGTTGATGGTAATCAACCACCTGAAGTAAAATGGCAAGTGAAATCCATAGTAAATGGTGATAATTTGAGTACATCAATTGCAGCAGCTTCAATCGTTGCAAAAGTTACGAGAGATCGGCTTATGCAAGAATTGCACAATAAGCATCCTGAATATAATTGGTATAAAAATAAAGGATATGGGACAAAAGAGCACCTTAACGCTATTGGCCTTTATGGAATTACAGAACATCATAGAAAAAACTTTGCACCCATATCTCGGGCATTATAG
- the mraY gene encoding phospho-N-acetylmuramoyl-pentapeptide-transferase, whose translation MILATKVFFTSFVFGFILFPYFIKLLKKISKDGQPIRSCGPESHLITKKNVPPMGGIIILISSLLPILLWAQLTPEILLLILITLFFALLGFIDDYLKLKTNHYRGLSAKTKILIQFIVALVGVFILKLYSAEGFTKTSLFKGVIIDFGYLYVPFAAFVIVGSSNAVNLTDGLDGLAATQVITSFAFLGLIAYITQADMNITLFCIAFIGAILSFLWFNTHPAKIFMGDVGSLSVGAALGLTSVLIKREMLFAIIGIIFVIETLSVIIQISYFKYTKFKYGEGKRVFLMAPIHHHFEKKGWSENAIVMKFWIISIICSVFTITFLL comes from the coding sequence ATGATCTTAGCTACAAAAGTATTTTTTACCTCATTTGTTTTTGGATTTATTCTTTTTCCCTATTTTATAAAGCTTCTAAAAAAAATAAGCAAAGATGGGCAACCAATTAGATCATGTGGACCAGAAAGTCATTTAATAACAAAAAAGAATGTACCACCTATGGGCGGAATAATAATACTGATTTCTTCTTTATTACCAATTTTACTCTGGGCTCAGTTAACACCAGAAATTTTGCTGCTGATATTGATAACTCTATTTTTTGCTCTACTTGGATTTATTGATGATTATTTAAAATTGAAGACAAATCACTATCGAGGTTTAAGTGCAAAAACCAAAATACTTATTCAGTTTATTGTTGCTCTGGTTGGTGTGTTTATACTTAAGCTATACTCTGCTGAAGGTTTTACAAAAACGTCCCTATTTAAAGGAGTAATAATAGATTTTGGCTATCTATATGTTCCGTTTGCTGCGTTTGTAATTGTCGGCTCTTCTAATGCTGTGAATCTCACAGATGGTTTGGATGGCCTTGCTGCAACTCAAGTTATCACTTCCTTTGCTTTTTTGGGGCTAATTGCATATATAACTCAGGCAGATATGAATATTACTTTATTCTGCATTGCATTTATAGGAGCTATTCTAAGTTTCTTGTGGTTTAACACACATCCAGCAAAAATATTTATGGGTGATGTTGGTAGCTTGTCGGTAGGTGCGGCTTTAGGGTTAACTAGTGTCCTAATTAAAAGAGAAATGCTTTTTGCCATTATTGGAATAATCTTTGTAATAGAGACTCTATCTGTTATTATTCAGATATCATATTTTAAATATACAAAGTTTAAATATGGAGAAGGAAAAAGAGTTTTTCTTATGGCACCAATACATCATCACTTTGAGAAGAAGGGATGGTCAGAAAATGCAATCGTTATGAAATTTTGGATAATTTCTATTATCTGTTCAGTTTTTACTATAACTTTCTTATTATAA